A part of Pantoea vagans genomic DNA contains:
- the murP gene encoding PTS N-acetylmuramic acid transporter subunit IIBC — protein MAKITEALLRDILQAVGGAQNIAACGHCMTRLRLTLDQPEQADLAGLKSLPGVLGVINSEAQLQIVLGPGKAQTAAEGMQSLLVLDERTPAPQDETADLSQRAAQQKQQLKAKQTSGVHQFLSRFATIFTPLIPGFIGAGLLLGFATLIEQSLHLNAPGDHAPWLLHTVAYMKVFGKGLFTFLSILIGYNAQKAFGGSGVNGAIIASLFVLGYVPTATTGYYSGMESFFGLTIDPRGNIIGVLMAAIIGAWIEKQLRKIIPDNLDMILTSLFTLVITGAITYLLIMPLGGELFKGMSWLFIHLNNNPFGCALLAGLFLIAVMFGIHQGFIPVYFALIETQGFNSLFPILAMAGAGQVGASLALWCKAEKGALLRAQIKGAIVPGLLGVGEPLIYGVTLPRLKPFITACGGGALGGFFIGLVAWLGLPVGMNTVFGPSGLVTLPLMTSSQGIFAGMAVYLAGLMVAWSGGFLLTWWFGTRNVDLS, from the coding sequence ATGGCGAAAATCACCGAAGCACTGTTGCGTGACATCCTGCAGGCAGTCGGTGGCGCGCAAAATATCGCGGCCTGTGGTCACTGCATGACGCGGCTCCGCCTGACGCTAGATCAGCCGGAACAGGCTGATCTGGCAGGATTAAAAAGCCTGCCGGGCGTGCTGGGCGTTATCAACAGCGAGGCGCAGTTACAGATTGTGCTGGGGCCAGGCAAAGCGCAAACCGCCGCCGAGGGGATGCAGAGCCTGCTGGTGCTGGATGAAAGAACACCGGCACCACAGGACGAAACAGCCGATCTTAGCCAGCGGGCGGCGCAGCAGAAGCAGCAGCTAAAGGCGAAACAGACCAGCGGCGTGCATCAGTTCCTGTCGCGCTTCGCCACCATCTTCACGCCGCTGATTCCGGGCTTTATCGGCGCGGGATTGCTGCTGGGCTTTGCCACGCTGATTGAGCAAAGCCTTCACCTCAATGCGCCCGGCGACCACGCGCCCTGGCTGCTGCACACCGTGGCGTACATGAAAGTGTTCGGCAAAGGACTGTTCACCTTCCTCAGCATCCTGATCGGCTACAACGCGCAAAAAGCCTTTGGCGGCAGCGGCGTCAATGGTGCCATCATCGCTTCACTGTTTGTGCTCGGCTATGTGCCCACCGCCACCACCGGCTACTACAGCGGCATGGAGAGCTTCTTTGGCCTGACGATCGACCCGCGCGGCAACATTATCGGCGTGCTGATGGCGGCGATTATCGGGGCGTGGATTGAGAAACAGCTGCGCAAAATCATTCCCGACAACCTTGATATGATCCTGACTTCGCTGTTTACGCTGGTGATTACCGGGGCCATCACCTATCTGCTCATCATGCCGCTGGGTGGTGAACTGTTTAAGGGGATGTCGTGGCTTTTTATCCATCTCAATAACAATCCCTTCGGCTGTGCGCTGCTGGCCGGGTTGTTCCTGATCGCGGTGATGTTCGGCATCCATCAGGGCTTTATTCCTGTCTACTTTGCGTTAATAGAAACGCAGGGGTTTAACTCGCTGTTCCCGATTCTGGCGATGGCGGGCGCAGGGCAGGTCGGCGCATCACTGGCGCTCTGGTGCAAAGCAGAAAAAGGGGCGCTGCTGCGGGCGCAGATCAAAGGTGCCATTGTGCCCGGCCTGCTGGGCGTCGGAGAACCACTGATCTACGGCGTCACGCTGCCGCGCCTCAAACCCTTTATCACCGCCTGCGGTGGCGGGGCACTGGGCGGTTTCTTTATCGGGCTGGTAGCGTGGCTGGGTTTGCCGGTCGGGATGAATACGGTATTCGGACCCTCCGGGCTGGTCACGCTGCCGCTGATGACTTCCAGCCAGGGGATTTTCGCCGGTATGGCGGTTTACCTGGCCGGGCTGATGGTGGCCTGGAGCGGCGGATTTCTGCTGACCTGGTGGTTCGGCACCCGAAATGTCGACCTCAGCTAG